Proteins from one Deltaproteobacteria bacterium genomic window:
- the rpsT gene encoding 30S ribosomal protein S20, with product MANHKSALKRARQTENKRMRNKTTKTRVKNVVKDVRLAVGDGANDQIVEKLNAAKSTIDKAAKKGVIHKRAAGRKISRLARLVNSAS from the coding sequence TTGGCCAATCATAAATCAGCGTTGAAACGCGCCCGGCAAACAGAAAACAAGCGGATGCGCAATAAAACGACCAAAACCAGAGTGAAAAATGTCGTCAAGGACGTGCGCCTGGCGGTCGGAGACGGAGCCAACGACCAGATCGTTGAAAAGCTGAATGCAGCGAAATCCACCATCGACAAAGCCGCCAAAAAAGGCGTTATTCACAAGCGAGCCGCCGGCAGGAAAATATCCCGTCTGGCCAGGCTGGTGAATTCAGCCTCGTAA
- the murJ gene encoding murein biosynthesis integral membrane protein MurJ, which yields MTENRQVTRAAGIVGGATFLSRIFGFVRDVVIAGFFGAGMASDAFFVAFRIPNLLRRLFAEGSLTVAFIPVFSEYLTRQGREEAFRLARSAMRMLSAILAAVAVLGILLSPLIIKVIAPGFTALPEKYRLCVDLTRLMFPYIFFIGLVALCMGILNVLGHFAAPALAPVFLNLAMIASVLLVSPRLEQPVFGLAAGVLAGGLLQLALQLPFLAKSGLRFWQKTKIYHPGLKRIGLLMLPAVFGAAVYQINILIGTLLASLLPEGSVSYLYYADRLVQFPLGIFAIATATAVLPSLSKQVAASDFDGLRDTFGHALNFVFFITMPAMVGMVVLREPIVRLLFQRGAFDAATVRLTAVALLYYCAGLWAFSAVRIVVSVFYALQDTRTPVKMAVVAIVVNLVAGIALMHPLKHGGLALATSLASMVNLGLLIWALRGRIGMLDWRGMLSSALRSFVNSVVMGGVVWGAARFMLPQNQRSSLLLGVGVIGAIGAGVAVYAILAFVSGSPELGRLVRALRRK from the coding sequence ATGACGGAAAACAGGCAGGTAACCCGGGCTGCGGGAATCGTGGGGGGGGCGACGTTTTTGAGCAGGATCTTCGGATTCGTCAGGGACGTCGTCATCGCGGGCTTTTTCGGCGCGGGTATGGCATCCGACGCTTTTTTCGTGGCCTTCAGGATCCCCAATCTGCTGCGCAGGCTGTTTGCCGAAGGTTCCCTGACGGTGGCTTTCATTCCCGTTTTTTCCGAATACCTCACCCGCCAGGGGCGTGAGGAAGCCTTTCGTCTTGCCCGGTCCGCCATGCGCATGCTTTCGGCCATACTGGCGGCGGTAGCGGTGCTGGGCATCCTGCTCTCCCCGCTGATCATCAAGGTCATCGCACCGGGTTTTACGGCGCTGCCTGAAAAGTATCGGCTCTGCGTGGACCTGACGCGCCTGATGTTCCCCTACATCTTCTTCATCGGTCTGGTGGCCCTCTGCATGGGCATACTTAACGTACTGGGCCATTTTGCCGCTCCCGCACTGGCCCCGGTGTTTCTGAACCTGGCGATGATCGCATCCGTATTGCTCGTTTCCCCACGCTTGGAACAACCGGTTTTTGGACTGGCGGCCGGGGTGCTTGCCGGCGGTTTGCTGCAGCTGGCGCTGCAGCTGCCGTTTCTGGCCAAAAGCGGGCTGCGGTTCTGGCAGAAGACAAAAATCTATCACCCGGGCTTGAAACGCATCGGCCTGTTGATGCTTCCGGCCGTGTTCGGTGCGGCGGTGTATCAGATCAACATACTGATCGGAACGCTGCTTGCTTCGCTGCTGCCCGAAGGCAGCGTTTCCTATCTCTACTATGCGGACCGCTTGGTGCAGTTTCCGTTGGGGATTTTTGCCATTGCGACGGCAACCGCGGTTCTGCCCAGTTTGTCGAAGCAGGTCGCCGCGTCCGATTTCGACGGTTTGCGCGACACCTTCGGCCATGCCCTGAATTTCGTGTTTTTCATCACCATGCCGGCCATGGTCGGCATGGTGGTTTTGCGGGAACCCATCGTTCGGCTTCTGTTCCAAAGGGGAGCCTTCGACGCCGCAACCGTACGATTGACAGCCGTTGCCCTGTTGTACTATTGTGCCGGTCTTTGGGCTTTTTCCGCCGTGCGTATCGTGGTATCCGTGTTTTACGCCCTGCAGGACACCCGGACACCGGTCAAAATGGCGGTGGTCGCTATCGTCGTGAACCTGGTTGCGGGGATCGCCCTCATGCATCCGCTCAAACACGGGGGGCTGGCGCTGGCAACCTCGCTGGCATCCATGGTTAACCTGGGGCTGCTGATCTGGGCCCTGAGAGGCAGGATCGGGATGCTTGACTGGCGCGGGATGTTGTCATCGGCCCTCAGGTCCTTTGTCAATTCAGTCGTGATGGGGGGTGTCGTTTGGGGGGCGGCCCGTTTCATGCTGCCGCAGAACCAGCGTTCATCCCTTTTGCTGGGGGTCGGCGTCATTGGAGCCATCGGGGCCGGAGTGGCCGTGTATGCGATCCTGGCCTTTGTGTCCGGCAGTCCTGAACTCGGTCGGCTTGTCAGGGCGTTGCGGCGGAAATAA